One window from the genome of Zymoseptoria tritici IPO323 chromosome 11, whole genome shotgun sequence encodes:
- the PDO gene encoding protein disulfide with oxidoreductase activity (Hypothetical peroxisome located protein with 3 conserved domains: one domain has similarity to Tyrosinase (=catechol oxidase; diphenol oxidase)and the other two domains have similarity to NahD -2 hydroxychromene -2 carboxylate isomerase. These latter domains are also similar to DSBA-like thioredoxins.The tyrosinase family also includes polyphenol oxidases and some hemocyanins which bind 2 copper ions via 2 sets of 3 histidines. ...): MASRSQGHIIEFHYDISCPFAYIASTKIEALATRTGARIIWRPVLLGAIYRATSAPQGAGGSASDVFNVTKKEVSNAAFQRTIRRHGIPHRQPPRHPMKTTAALRLLYFVDEVDRPALTHALFRAYWVEGKEIGEKATLIGAVRSAGVGEAERIVEAVESGSFEGQKERKLLEEATNDAVQRGSPGVPGFWIPEQKRLYWGQDRMHLVEAAIQALNEGHDPFEISKISKPLQSLLPRAKRATIPKGEEVKVEFWYDFSSPWAFLGWTQLPRLQRQFGSRLQIDMKPFLLGILFREIGAPNTPLAAISEQKRNYMNEDHKDWCRWWNAVNAQTGNHDKNIDFYWADNFPIRTPTLLRIALVEPRLTTALYRACWERNLDMSDDDVVAKVIDQAGSDGKALIAKSNEAEYKSELRTRTKQAKDAGMCGVPTYRVYRRREGQGEEAWKQTGGLVWGQDELAVVEDLIAGWDGDSVATVDEVGLRNGPSRL; the protein is encoded by the exons ATGGCTTCCAGAAGCCAAGGCCACATCATTGAGTTCCACTACGAT ATCTCCTGTCCATTTGCCTATATCGCCTCCACGAA AATCGAAGCCCTCGCGACCCGAACCGGAGCCCGTATCATATGGCGTCCCGTGCTACTCGGCGCCATCTACCGCGCCACTTCCGCTCCGCAAGGCGCCGGTGGTTCGGCCTCCGACGTCTTCAACGTGACAAAGAAAGAGGTCTCCAACGCCGCTTTCCAGCGGACTATCAGGCGACATGGAATTCCTCATCGCCAACCACCTCGGCACCCGATGAAGACGACCGCTGCGTTGAGGTTGTTGTATTTCGTGGATGAGGTTGACAGACCGGCGTTGACGCATGCTTTGTTTCGAGCTTATTGGGTGGAGGGAAAGGAGATTGGAGAGAAGGCGACTCTGATTGGGGCTGTGAGGAGTGCCGGAGTtggagaggcggagaggattGTTGAAGCGGTTGAGAGTGGGAGCTTTGAGGGacagaaggagaggaagttgCTTGAGGAGGCAACGAATGACGCTGTTCAAAGAGGGAGCCCCGGCGTTCCTGGGTTCTGGATCCCGGAGCAGAAGCGCCTGTACTGGGGTCAAGATCGAATGCATCTGGTCGAAGCGGCGATACAGGCTCTCAATGAAGGTCATGATCCGTTCGAGATCAGCAAGATCTCGAAACCGTTGCAGAGCTTGTTGCCGAGAGCGAAGAGGGCTACGATTCCGAAAGGAGAGGAAGTCAAAGTCGAGTTCTGGTACGACTTCAGTTCGCCTTGGGCGTTCCTGGGCTGGACGCAGTTGCCGAGACTACAGCGACAGTTCGGATCGAGGCTGCAGATTGACATGAAGCCTTTCCTGCTGGGTATCTTGTTTAGAGA AATCGGTGCACCGAATACTCCTTTAGCTGCGATATCCGAGCAGAAACGGAATTATATGAACGAAGACCACAAGGACTGGTGTCGATGGTGGAATGCCGTGAATGCGCAAACCGGCAACCACGACAAAAACATCGACTTCTACTGGGCGGACAACTTCCCGATTCGCACACCGACGTTGCTACGGATAGCTTTGGTCGAGCCACGTTTGACGACAGCACTCT ATCGAGCCTGCTGGGAACGAAACCTCGACATGTCGGACGACGACGTGGTCGCCAAAGTTATCGACCAAGCGGGTTCCGACGGCAAAGCTCTGATTGCGAAGTCCAACGAAGCAGAGTACAAGTCCGAACTGCGAACTCGGACCAAACAGGCGAAGGATGCTGGGATGTGTGGTGTACCAACGTACAGAGTCTATCGTCGGAGAGAAGGGCAGGGCGAGGAGGCTTGGAAACAGACGGGAGGACTGGTCTGGGGACAGGACGAGCTAGCTGTGGTGGAGGACTTGATCGCTGGCTGGGACGGAGACAGCGTTGCTACTGTCGATGAGGTCGGGTTAAGAAATGGTCCAAGCAGGCTGTAA